In Psychrobacter sp. P11G3, a single genomic region encodes these proteins:
- the mnmG gene encoding tRNA uridine-5-carboxymethylaminomethyl(34) synthesis enzyme MnmG → MQYPKHYDVIVIGGGHAGTEAALAAARMGAQTLLLTHNIETLGQMSCNPAIGGIGKSHLVREIDALGGAMALATDKAGIQFRVLNSRKGAAVRATRAQADRILYKAAIRHTLENQPNLDIFQQAADDILVENGRATAVVTSTGIVFKTETVVLTSGTFLGGVIHIGLENSNGGRAGDQPSIKLADRLRELKLPVGRLKTGTPARIDARSVDFSVMTVQPGDTPLPVMSYMGDVSMHPEQVNCYITHTNARTHDIIRENLDRSPMFSGKIEGVGPRYCPSIEDKIHRFADKDSHQIFIEPEGLTTHELYPNGISTSLPFDVQLDFIHSMKGLENAHITRPGYAIEYDYFDPQNLKPTLETKSIDRLYFAGQINGTTGYEEAGVQGLLAGTNAALVTTNNSEFETWTPRRDEAYLGVLVDDLITHGTTEPYRMFTSRAEYRLLLREDNADQRLTETGRKLGLVDDVRWQAYQEKMEAISTETSRLKDMWATPTNALGKQVTEQTGEVLSKESTAFDLLKRPQIHFADIAAITDSTVDAQVGEQIEISVKYAGYIDRQQEDIDQMKRLENTALPLDFDYSIVSGLSNEIVQKLTQVRPATLAQAGRVSGVTPAAIQLLAMTVKKHKKAKAALDS, encoded by the coding sequence ATGCAATACCCAAAACATTACGACGTGATAGTGATCGGCGGTGGTCATGCTGGTACAGAAGCTGCTCTGGCGGCTGCACGTATGGGCGCACAGACCTTATTGTTGACGCATAATATTGAGACGCTCGGGCAGATGAGTTGTAACCCTGCGATTGGCGGTATCGGTAAATCGCATTTAGTGCGTGAGATTGATGCGTTGGGCGGTGCAATGGCATTGGCAACGGATAAAGCAGGTATCCAGTTCCGCGTATTGAACAGCCGTAAAGGGGCTGCCGTTCGTGCCACGCGTGCGCAAGCAGACCGTATCTTGTATAAAGCAGCTATCCGCCATACGCTAGAAAACCAGCCAAACCTAGATATATTCCAGCAAGCCGCTGATGATATCTTGGTTGAAAACGGTCGCGCGACGGCTGTTGTGACTTCTACAGGTATTGTCTTTAAGACCGAAACAGTGGTATTGACCTCAGGAACTTTCTTGGGCGGTGTCATTCATATTGGTTTAGAGAACTCCAATGGTGGCCGTGCAGGGGATCAGCCTTCTATCAAGTTGGCAGATCGTTTACGTGAGCTCAAGCTGCCAGTTGGTCGTTTAAAAACGGGTACGCCAGCACGTATCGATGCGCGTAGTGTTGATTTCAGCGTGATGACGGTACAGCCGGGTGATACGCCATTGCCGGTGATGAGTTATATGGGTGATGTCTCTATGCATCCTGAGCAGGTCAATTGCTATATCACGCATACCAATGCGCGTACTCACGACATTATTCGTGAAAACCTTGACCGTTCACCAATGTTCTCTGGCAAAATCGAAGGCGTAGGCCCGCGTTATTGTCCATCGATTGAAGATAAAATTCATCGTTTTGCGGATAAGGACAGCCATCAGATTTTCATCGAGCCAGAAGGCTTGACCACGCATGAGCTGTATCCGAACGGTATCTCAACGAGCTTGCCATTTGACGTGCAGTTAGACTTTATTCACAGTATGAAAGGCTTAGAAAACGCCCATATTACTCGTCCCGGCTATGCCATCGAGTATGATTATTTTGATCCACAAAATCTAAAGCCCACGCTAGAGACCAAATCGATTGATCGTCTGTACTTTGCCGGTCAAATTAATGGTACGACAGGCTATGAAGAAGCGGGCGTACAAGGTTTGCTCGCAGGTACCAATGCGGCATTGGTCACTACTAACAATAGTGAGTTTGAAACATGGACACCGCGCCGCGATGAAGCGTATCTTGGTGTGCTTGTCGATGACTTGATTACCCATGGTACTACCGAGCCGTATCGTATGTTTACGAGCCGTGCAGAATATCGCTTGCTCTTACGTGAAGACAATGCAGATCAGCGTTTGACAGAGACTGGTCGTAAGCTAGGTCTAGTAGACGATGTACGCTGGCAAGCTTATCAAGAAAAAATGGAAGCGATCTCAACAGAAACGTCACGTTTAAAAGACATGTGGGCCACGCCTACCAACGCACTAGGTAAGCAAGTGACTGAGCAGACGGGTGAGGTACTCTCTAAAGAATCGACGGCCTTTGATTTGCTCAAGCGTCCGCAAATACATTTTGCTGATATCGCAGCTATCACGGACTCAACCGTTGATGCACAGGTGGGCGAGCAGATAGAGATTTCTGTTAAATATGCTGGCTATATCGACCGTCAACAAGAAGATATCGATCAAATGAAGCGATTAGAAAATACGGCGCTGCCATTAGACTTTGATTATAGTATCGTGTCAGGACTGTCCAATGAGATAGTACAAAAACTTACGCAAGTTCGTCCTGCGACGCTAGCTCAAGCGGGACGTGTGAGTGGTGTAACCCCTGCTGCCATTCAGTTGTTGGCAATGACGGTTAAAAAGCATAAAAAAGCAAAAGCTGCATTGGACTCATAA
- a CDS encoding LysR substrate-binding domain-containing protein, with product MAIDVVVNQRHLQIQLKQLETVWHTVINGYNLSQAATVLHTSQSSLSKHIAALENQLKTEVFVRQGKRLTGLTTMGTALMPHIESIFAEIRTIENLSLDFNNPNIGTLTIATTHTQARYVLPQVVKEFKDRFPKVNLILQQADPETIAQMVIRGQADIGIATESLLHNNYLRCYRYYDWTHRVIVPSDHELASQESIDLPTLASYPIVTYHGGFTGRGAIDKTFDEAGLEPDIVLAALDADVISTYVGLGLGIGIIAEMAFEPSHYQNLTAIPVDHFGRFTSWMAVRDDAEIRQYGRAFMELCQKQFAN from the coding sequence ATGGCAATCGACGTAGTGGTCAACCAACGGCATTTGCAGATTCAGCTCAAACAGCTAGAAACAGTATGGCATACGGTGATTAACGGTTATAACTTAAGCCAAGCAGCGACCGTGCTACATACCAGTCAATCAAGCTTATCAAAGCATATTGCTGCGCTAGAAAACCAGTTAAAGACGGAAGTATTTGTGCGTCAAGGCAAACGCCTGACAGGACTGACTACCATGGGCACAGCGCTCATGCCTCATATCGAGTCTATCTTTGCTGAAATCCGTACCATTGAAAACCTCAGTCTAGATTTTAATAATCCAAACATCGGTACGCTGACGATTGCCACCACTCACACACAAGCGCGTTATGTACTGCCGCAAGTGGTTAAAGAGTTCAAAGATCGTTTTCCTAAAGTAAATTTGATTTTGCAACAGGCAGATCCTGAGACCATCGCTCAGATGGTCATCCGTGGTCAAGCCGATATCGGTATCGCCACTGAGTCCCTGCTACATAACAACTATCTTAGATGCTATCGTTACTATGACTGGACGCATCGCGTGATCGTACCAAGTGATCACGAACTGGCTAGCCAAGAGTCTATTGACCTGCCCACGCTTGCCAGCTATCCAATTGTGACTTATCACGGTGGTTTTACAGGACGCGGCGCGATTGACAAGACGTTTGATGAAGCAGGACTGGAGCCAGATATCGTATTAGCGGCGCTCGATGCCGATGTGATCAGCACCTATGTCGGTCTGGGCCTAGGTATTGGTATCATCGCAGAAATGGCATTTGAGCCAAGCCATTATCAAAACCTGACTGCCATACCCGTCGATCATTTTGGTCGCTTTACCAGTTGGATGGCGGTACGTGATGATGCAGAAATCCGTCAATATGGACGCGCGTTCATGGAGCTATGTCAAAAGCAATTTGCAAATTAA
- a CDS encoding LLM class flavin-dependent oxidoreductase — MSNKIPLSFLDLAPVPQGKTIAEGIAQTVETAQQAEKSGLNRYWMAEHHNMPGIASAATSVLLSHIGSQTDRIRIGAGGVMLPNHAPLVIAEQFGTLQALYGDRVDLGLGRAPGTDGATFQALRRQMKDAERFPQDVQELMYFLGNDTDGSPVQAFPGAKSGIPIWILGSSLFGATLAAHLGLPYVFASHFAPQMLGQAIEAYREQFKPSVYLDKPYVMLAANLLLADDDATAQYHFTSAQQSFVRLRRGETGQMPKPTHDMDSIWSQAEKMMVDNALSVSFLGSVDTVKPRLAAFLATYQPDELIVTANIYDQAARIRSLELTPELNLFTLQ; from the coding sequence ATGAGTAACAAAATCCCTTTATCCTTCTTAGATCTTGCGCCTGTACCTCAAGGCAAAACCATCGCTGAAGGCATCGCCCAAACGGTCGAAACCGCGCAGCAAGCAGAAAAATCAGGCTTAAACCGCTACTGGATGGCAGAGCATCATAATATGCCGGGCATCGCCAGTGCAGCCACTTCAGTACTACTATCGCATATTGGTAGTCAAACCGACCGTATCCGTATCGGTGCTGGCGGTGTCATGCTACCGAATCATGCCCCTCTCGTGATTGCCGAGCAGTTTGGCACTTTGCAGGCACTATACGGCGACCGTGTAGACTTAGGTCTAGGCCGTGCGCCTGGTACTGATGGCGCGACGTTTCAGGCACTTCGTCGGCAAATGAAAGATGCAGAGCGCTTTCCACAAGATGTGCAAGAGCTGATGTATTTCTTAGGTAACGATACAGATGGCAGTCCTGTACAGGCATTCCCTGGCGCAAAATCAGGCATACCGATTTGGATATTAGGCTCTTCTCTATTTGGTGCGACCTTGGCTGCACATTTAGGACTACCTTATGTGTTTGCCTCTCACTTTGCTCCGCAAATGCTAGGGCAAGCAATTGAAGCTTATCGTGAGCAGTTTAAACCGTCTGTCTATCTAGATAAGCCTTATGTGATGCTGGCTGCAAACTTGTTACTAGCTGATGATGATGCGACCGCTCAATATCACTTTACCTCAGCACAGCAGAGCTTTGTACGTCTACGTCGTGGCGAAACCGGTCAAATGCCTAAGCCTACCCACGATATGGACAGTATCTGGAGTCAAGCAGAGAAAATGATGGTAGATAACGCATTGTCAGTATCATTCCTTGGCTCTGTCGACACGGTCAAACCAAGACTCGCTGCGTTTTTGGCAACCTATCAGCCAGATGAGCTGATTGTGACGGCCAATATTTATGACCAAGCCGCCCGTATCCGTTCACTTGAACTTACACCGGAGCTAAACTTATTTACTTTACAATGA
- the katG gene encoding catalase/peroxidase HPI — translation MGGCPVMHQAHTTTASAATDWWPNALNLDILHQQDKKTDPMGEDFDYAEAFKQLDLEAVKTDLKNLMTESQEWWPADWGHYGGLMIRMAWHSAGTYRGADGRGGSNTGNQRFAPLNSWPDNVNLDKARRLLWPVKKKYGNKLSWADLMILAGNMAYESMGFKTLGFAGGRADIWHPEKDIYWGSEREWLAATKNRYDSDEDRASLENPLAAVQMGLIYVNPEGVDGNPDPLKTAQDMRTTFARMSMNDEETVALTAGGHTVGKCHGNGDATILEDEPEAADIKEQGLGWRNPKGRGNAGDTVSSGIEGAWTTNPTQWDHGYFELLLNHEWALTKSPAGAWQWEPTDIKEEDRPLDAHDPSVRRNPIMTDADMALSKDPIYREISEKFHNNPEYFDEVFARAWFKLTHRDLGPKSRYLGADVPSEDFVWQDPIPTGNADLTADDIATLKAQILDSDISRRELIITAWDSARTFRASDYRGGANGARIRLAPQKDWAGNEPEQLQRVLETLTSIQSGFDKDVSLADLIVLAGNTAIEQAANDAGVDITVPFNPGRGDADAEMTDAESFADLEPLHDGYRNWIQGDYAVSPEEMLLDRTQLMGLTAPEMVVLLGGMRVLDTNHGQSQHGVFTERAGVLTNDFFVNLTDMNYTWHPVKAADNTANSYEVRERGTGNVKWQASRVDLVFGSNSILRAYAELYAQDDNLEKFIRDFVRAWNKVMNADRFDIAK, via the coding sequence ATGGGTGGCTGCCCTGTTATGCATCAGGCACATACTACCACTGCATCTGCTGCGACAGATTGGTGGCCAAACGCCCTGAACTTAGACATATTGCACCAGCAAGACAAAAAGACTGACCCAATGGGTGAAGACTTTGATTATGCTGAAGCTTTTAAACAGCTAGATCTAGAAGCGGTCAAAACTGACCTGAAGAACCTAATGACTGAGTCGCAAGAATGGTGGCCAGCGGATTGGGGTCACTATGGCGGCTTGATGATTCGTATGGCTTGGCATTCAGCTGGTACGTATCGCGGTGCTGATGGTCGCGGCGGCTCTAATACTGGTAACCAACGCTTTGCACCATTGAACAGCTGGCCTGACAACGTCAACCTTGATAAAGCACGTCGTCTATTGTGGCCAGTCAAGAAAAAATACGGCAATAAATTGTCATGGGCCGATTTGATGATTTTGGCAGGTAACATGGCTTATGAATCTATGGGCTTCAAAACTCTAGGATTTGCCGGTGGCCGAGCTGATATTTGGCATCCAGAAAAAGACATCTACTGGGGTTCTGAGCGCGAATGGTTAGCCGCTACCAAAAACCGTTATGACAGCGACGAAGACCGCGCGTCACTAGAAAACCCACTAGCAGCAGTACAAATGGGCTTGATTTATGTCAACCCTGAAGGTGTCGATGGTAACCCTGACCCACTAAAGACCGCTCAAGATATGCGTACTACCTTTGCTCGTATGTCAATGAACGATGAAGAGACTGTCGCTCTAACCGCTGGTGGACATACCGTTGGTAAATGTCATGGTAATGGTGATGCGACGATACTAGAAGACGAGCCAGAAGCCGCTGACATTAAAGAGCAAGGTCTAGGCTGGCGCAATCCTAAAGGTCGTGGTAATGCAGGTGATACCGTTTCGAGTGGCATCGAAGGCGCATGGACCACCAATCCGACCCAGTGGGACCATGGTTATTTCGAGCTACTATTAAACCATGAATGGGCACTGACCAAAAGTCCAGCCGGCGCATGGCAGTGGGAACCAACTGATATCAAAGAAGAAGATCGTCCGTTAGATGCTCATGATCCAAGTGTCCGTCGTAACCCAATCATGACTGATGCAGATATGGCATTGAGCAAAGATCCTATCTATCGTGAGATTTCAGAGAAGTTCCATAACAACCCAGAATACTTTGATGAAGTATTTGCTAGAGCGTGGTTCAAACTGACTCACCGCGATTTGGGACCAAAATCTCGTTACTTAGGTGCTGATGTACCAAGCGAAGACTTTGTATGGCAAGACCCTATTCCTACAGGTAACGCGGATCTGACTGCTGATGATATTGCAACGTTAAAAGCACAGATTTTAGACAGTGACATTAGTCGTCGTGAGTTGATCATTACAGCATGGGACAGCGCTCGTACGTTCCGCGCTTCGGACTATCGCGGCGGTGCAAATGGTGCACGTATCCGTTTAGCCCCACAAAAAGACTGGGCAGGCAACGAGCCAGAACAGCTACAACGTGTGCTTGAGACATTGACCAGCATTCAGTCTGGCTTTGATAAAGACGTTAGCTTAGCAGACCTTATTGTATTGGCTGGTAACACTGCTATTGAACAAGCAGCAAACGATGCAGGCGTAGATATTACTGTACCGTTTAATCCAGGTCGCGGTGATGCTGACGCTGAAATGACTGACGCTGAATCTTTCGCTGATTTAGAGCCGCTACATGATGGCTATCGTAACTGGATTCAGGGCGACTATGCGGTATCACCAGAAGAGATGCTACTTGATCGCACGCAGCTAATGGGATTGACAGCGCCTGAGATGGTCGTATTGCTTGGTGGTATGCGAGTCCTTGATACCAACCACGGTCAGAGCCAACATGGCGTCTTTACTGAACGTGCTGGCGTGCTTACTAACGACTTCTTTGTCAATTTAACAGACATGAATTACACATGGCACCCTGTAAAAGCAGCCGACAATACTGCTAATAGCTACGAAGTACGTGAGCGTGGTACAGGAAACGTCAAATGGCAAGCAAGCCGTGTAGATTTGGTATTTGGCTCTAACTCTATATTACGTGCTTATGCTGAGCTATACGCGCAAGATGATAACTTAGAGAAATTCATTCGTGACTTCGTCCGTGCTTGGAACAAGGTTATGAATGCAGATCGCTTTGATATTGCAAAATAA
- a CDS encoding AEC family transporter produces MIDAIVFAITIVLPNLALMWLGFFMQRRGEASQTFIDQASSFVFNYCLPCLLFFSVVDSDVDYGKQITLILVGILVTFILFIGAEFYAKRFVKRPEDQGVFVQGVFRSNMAIIGLATVANAYGAEGLSIGAVYMGVVTILFNILAVITLSRVSKSMDDTWISRGTMIVKKLLTNPLILALVGAFVYKALPLPPLTGVIHTTGDLLAAVALPLALICAGASINLKSMLHPSGLSMQASIGRIVIAPLIAIAVGLGFGLSGVHMGVLFLMVASPTAAASYVMAKAMGGNDVLAANILAFTTVVGMFGMAIGAATLRALGLM; encoded by the coding sequence ATGATTGATGCTATTGTTTTTGCTATTACCATTGTTTTACCCAACCTTGCCTTAATGTGGTTGGGTTTTTTTATGCAACGACGTGGTGAAGCAAGCCAAACTTTTATCGATCAGGCGTCAAGTTTTGTCTTTAATTATTGCTTGCCGTGTTTATTGTTTTTTAGCGTGGTTGATAGCGACGTCGATTATGGTAAGCAAATTACGCTTATCCTTGTTGGTATCTTGGTGACGTTTATATTATTTATTGGCGCAGAGTTTTATGCTAAACGCTTCGTCAAGCGTCCTGAAGACCAAGGCGTGTTTGTACAAGGCGTATTCCGTAGCAACATGGCCATTATTGGCCTTGCAACCGTGGCCAATGCTTACGGCGCAGAAGGATTGAGTATCGGTGCTGTCTATATGGGTGTGGTGACGATACTGTTTAATATTTTGGCGGTTATTACTCTAAGCCGCGTATCCAAAAGCATGGATGACACATGGATTAGTCGCGGCACGATGATTGTGAAAAAATTGCTAACCAATCCTCTAATTTTGGCATTGGTTGGGGCATTCGTCTACAAAGCACTGCCGCTACCGCCACTCACTGGGGTGATTCATACCACTGGCGACTTACTGGCAGCGGTTGCTCTGCCGTTAGCACTGATTTGTGCGGGTGCTAGTATTAACCTAAAGTCCATGTTGCATCCTTCGGGCTTATCTATGCAGGCGAGTATTGGACGAATTGTTATTGCACCATTGATTGCGATCGCTGTTGGGCTCGGATTTGGGCTATCAGGCGTGCATATGGGGGTGTTGTTTTTGATGGTCGCATCACCAACAGCTGCAGCCAGCTATGTCATGGCAAAAGCAATGGGTGGCAATGATGTATTGGCGGCTAATATTTTGGCATTTACCACTGTTGTCGGCATGTTTGGTATGGCGATTGGGGCAGCGACGTTACGTGCGCTTGGGTTGATGTAA
- a CDS encoding membrane-bound PQQ-dependent dehydrogenase, glucose/quinate/shikimate family — MEKFVAIIMAIFAAPLLIGGAYLLSLGGSPYYLIAGVIILTTAFLLFKKHWSAYGLYALFIVATMAWALWESGFYWWALAPRVGFPLIFGLLMLLPWVSNKMRGPKTQVASHSTPTTNNAKKSPLYYWGLLVSVIVGALLSFGSLANNATDKLGELDLTAANDDEQNVSSDETSANLGDPLSNGQQTPDGEWSAYGRTDYGQRYSPLDKINTDNVKDLELAWQIQTGDVKGPNDVGETTYQATPLKIGNGLYLCTPHNWVMALDADSGESLWTFDPQVEKNLQRQHQTCRGVSYYAGQATSPVQVQKIAGNTFENASKQCDAKIFIPTSDAKLYALDPNTGQRCQDFGDDGALDLMHNMPFNQAGYYYSTSPPVIAGDTIIVAGAVNDNYDVNSPSGVIRAYDVNTGELLWNWDSGDPDNTAPFDVNDPTQTYKTSSPNSWSVATADEELGLAYFPMGNRTPDQLGSYRNAAEEKYATSVVALDIETGEARWVQQFVHHDLWDMDTPAQPTLLDLDTADGVQPALVVPTKQGDVYVLNRATGEPIVPIKERPAPQGYLIAGEHAAPTQPYSGLSFEPEPLTEKDMWGASLVDQMMCRIEFNQLNYDGRYTPPSTNGSLVYPGNFGTFNWGGIAVDPENGVMFGMPTYLAFTSKLIPRDTLGDAETNKGEQGVNANEGADYAVELGPFLSPLGVPCQQPPWGTIAGADLATGDIAYQRKNGTVQDLSPIPIKLELGVPGIGGPIITKGGVAFLSAATENNFRAYDLKNGDVLWNVRIPAGGQATPMTYLNSKGEQMVVLVAGGHGSVGTTIGDYVLAYKLGDQDK, encoded by the coding sequence ATGGAAAAATTCGTAGCGATCATTATGGCAATTTTTGCCGCCCCTCTACTCATTGGCGGCGCTTATTTATTGTCCTTAGGCGGTAGTCCTTACTACCTCATTGCTGGCGTTATCATACTAACGACAGCTTTTTTATTATTCAAAAAACACTGGAGTGCTTACGGATTATATGCGCTATTTATCGTAGCAACCATGGCTTGGGCGCTTTGGGAATCTGGGTTCTATTGGTGGGCGCTAGCACCTCGAGTTGGCTTTCCGCTTATATTTGGTTTGCTCATGCTACTGCCATGGGTATCCAACAAAATGCGTGGTCCTAAAACTCAAGTAGCTTCACATAGTACACCAACCACAAACAACGCTAAGAAAAGCCCTCTGTATTATTGGGGTCTACTCGTAAGCGTAATCGTAGGTGCACTGCTCTCTTTTGGTAGTTTAGCCAACAATGCCACTGACAAACTCGGTGAGCTAGACTTGACTGCTGCAAATGATGACGAGCAAAACGTCAGCTCAGATGAGACCTCAGCCAACCTTGGTGACCCATTATCAAACGGTCAGCAAACGCCAGATGGTGAGTGGAGTGCGTATGGTCGTACTGATTATGGTCAGCGCTACTCGCCTCTAGATAAAATCAATACCGATAACGTCAAAGATTTAGAATTGGCTTGGCAAATCCAAACAGGTGATGTCAAAGGTCCTAACGATGTCGGCGAGACCACTTATCAGGCAACACCATTAAAAATTGGCAATGGCTTATACCTATGTACCCCTCATAACTGGGTAATGGCACTAGACGCTGACTCTGGTGAGTCACTATGGACATTTGATCCTCAAGTAGAGAAAAACTTACAACGCCAGCATCAAACCTGTCGCGGCGTATCTTACTATGCAGGTCAAGCGACCAGTCCTGTGCAAGTACAGAAAATTGCTGGTAATACCTTTGAAAACGCATCTAAGCAATGCGATGCCAAGATATTTATCCCAACTTCTGATGCGAAACTATATGCACTCGATCCAAATACTGGGCAACGCTGCCAAGACTTTGGGGATGATGGTGCATTAGACTTGATGCATAACATGCCGTTCAATCAAGCAGGTTACTATTATTCTACGTCACCACCAGTTATCGCGGGTGATACCATCATCGTCGCTGGTGCTGTCAATGATAACTATGACGTCAACTCGCCTTCTGGTGTGATCCGTGCGTATGATGTCAATACTGGTGAGCTTCTTTGGAACTGGGACTCAGGCGATCCTGACAATACAGCACCTTTCGATGTCAATGATCCAACCCAAACTTACAAGACCAGCTCACCAAATTCATGGTCAGTTGCCACTGCCGATGAAGAGCTTGGATTGGCATACTTCCCTATGGGTAACCGTACGCCAGATCAGCTAGGTAGTTATCGAAATGCCGCTGAAGAAAAGTACGCAACGTCTGTTGTCGCTCTAGATATCGAGACTGGTGAAGCACGCTGGGTTCAGCAGTTTGTCCATCATGACCTTTGGGACATGGACACGCCTGCACAGCCAACCTTACTTGATCTAGATACGGCCGATGGTGTACAGCCTGCATTAGTTGTACCAACCAAACAAGGCGATGTATACGTTTTGAACCGCGCAACGGGTGAGCCCATTGTACCGATTAAAGAGCGTCCTGCACCGCAAGGCTATCTCATAGCGGGAGAGCACGCAGCGCCAACTCAGCCTTATTCTGGCTTGAGCTTTGAGCCTGAACCACTGACTGAGAAAGACATGTGGGGTGCCAGTCTCGTCGATCAAATGATGTGCCGTATTGAGTTCAATCAGCTCAACTATGATGGTCGCTACACCCCACCATCAACCAATGGTAGCTTGGTCTATCCTGGTAACTTTGGTACCTTTAACTGGGGCGGTATCGCAGTCGATCCTGAGAATGGCGTGATGTTCGGTATGCCGACTTACTTAGCATTTACCTCAAAACTCATTCCTAGAGATACGTTGGGCGATGCAGAGACCAATAAAGGCGAGCAAGGCGTCAATGCCAATGAAGGTGCAGATTACGCAGTAGAATTGGGCCCCTTCTTGTCACCATTAGGCGTACCTTGTCAGCAGCCACCATGGGGCACGATCGCTGGTGCTGACTTAGCCACAGGTGATATCGCTTATCAACGTAAAAATGGTACGGTACAAGACTTGTCTCCTATTCCTATCAAACTGGAACTGGGCGTACCTGGTATCGGTGGACCTATCATTACTAAAGGCGGCGTCGCGTTCTTGTCCGCGGCGACAGAAAACAACTTCCGAGCTTATGACTTGAAAAATGGCGACGTACTATGGAATGTTCGTATTCCAGCAGGTGGTCAAGCCACGCCAATGACTTACTTGAACTCTAAAGGTGAGCAAATGGTCGTATTGGTCGCAGGTGGTCATGGTTCAGTTGGCACAACCATTGGTGATTATGTCTTAGCTTACAAGCTTGGTGACCAAGATAAATAA